A region of the Arachis hypogaea cultivar Tifrunner chromosome 15, arahy.Tifrunner.gnm2.J5K5, whole genome shotgun sequence genome:
AAAATCAAGATACAATGCGTCATCAAATGAATATCACTCTCCACAAAAATTCTCAACTTAGGCAAAAGAAGACACCTTAGTTGCAGCAGATTGTTGTGGTTGTGCACTTGGTGGATGAATTCCAGTGGAAGGATCCCTGCCATAAGCAAATAGTGCAACCTGATGGAATTGTTTGTCCATAGGAGGCAGGTCAGCTGTTGGGTAATAATTATCATAGGGAATTGATGTTGGCATATATTGCTTACTAGGGGGTGCAAAAGCAGGCCACCGCCACCAGGAGCTGGAAACCCTTGAGGAGGAGGAACCCAAGGTTGGCGTGGGGGTGCATTGTAGTTGAGTCAAACATCTGGCATTTGCATCTGatagtgaaaaaaaaagacaacAGAATTGTTAGCAAAGATGGTTGGTGCATGTGTAACTtcaaaacaacatataaaattgTTGTATCACAAACAATATACATTTAGAAAAGGTCCAAGACATTgtaaaattgtaaaagaaactTCATAGCTACCTTTTGGTCTTTGCATTCGCACCTTTTAGCTTCGTGGAAAGAAAATGAGGGGGAGGTAAAAGGACTTGCCTTTGTTTCAAATAATCCAACTATGATGCGGTCAACCAAGAACTTACGCAAATGAACTGCAATAATTTCAACTGCCTTATGAACTCTGGTA
Encoded here:
- the LOC112749001 gene encoding flowering locus K homology domain-like yields the protein MFALRDDSVVEVQGEPTRVHKAVEIIAVHLHANARCLTQLQCTPTPTLGSSSSRVSSSWWRWPAFAPPSKQYMPTSIPYDNYYPTADLPPMDKQFHQVALFAYGRDPSTGIHPPSAQPQQSAATKVTQHMQIPLSYADAIIGASGANISYIRRASGASVMVRREGVCQGR